One Sphingobacteruim zhuxiongii DNA window includes the following coding sequences:
- the map gene encoding type I methionyl aminopeptidase, with protein sequence MQISNKEDLEGMKRVSEAVAITLKEMINYTKVGMSTKQIDHYGAQLLGKFGANSAPRLTYNFPGNSCISVNNEFCHGIPSAQKILQEGDLINIDVSAELAGFWSDNGCSFVVGEDIHQHQGMIDASKQILKLAIAAIKGGVKIATVGELMETEAKKRGYMVIKNLGGHGIGRSLHEQPDELLNFKNRFDQRRFKKDSVVAIETFVATASTYAVELEDGWTMVGNKGGVLAQHEHTLIVTAGNPTILTADNGVWD encoded by the coding sequence ATGCAGATATCGAATAAAGAGGATCTTGAAGGAATGAAGCGCGTCAGTGAAGCTGTTGCTATTACACTGAAGGAAATGATCAATTATACGAAGGTTGGGATGTCGACTAAGCAAATAGACCATTACGGCGCACAGCTTCTCGGGAAGTTTGGCGCAAATTCGGCTCCTCGTCTTACCTATAATTTCCCCGGTAACAGCTGTATTAGCGTGAATAATGAATTTTGTCATGGGATTCCTTCTGCTCAAAAAATACTACAAGAAGGGGATTTGATTAATATTGATGTTTCTGCAGAGCTCGCAGGATTTTGGTCGGACAATGGTTGTTCATTTGTTGTTGGTGAGGATATTCATCAACATCAGGGTATGATTGATGCATCTAAGCAGATTCTCAAGCTCGCTATTGCAGCGATTAAGGGCGGGGTGAAGATTGCTACTGTTGGAGAATTGATGGAAACTGAGGCTAAGAAAAGGGGATATATGGTGATTAAAAATCTCGGGGGGCATGGTATTGGTCGCAGTCTACATGAGCAGCCCGATGAGTTGCTGAATTTTAAGAATCGCTTTGATCAAAGGCGATTTAAAAAGGATTCCGTCGTTGCTATTGAAACGTTTGTCGCTACAGCATCTACTTATGCCGTTGAACTCGAGGATGGATGGACGATGGTTGGTAATAAAGGAGGTGTCTTAGCTCAACATGAGCATACACTTATCGTGACTGCTGGCAACCCGACGATCTTGACGGCGGATAATGGCGTTTGGGATTAG
- a CDS encoding helix-turn-helix domain-containing protein, which yields MPINFLHSIKSTTFQWPSIESQGTLCAKINKQLIFDLHFFPCQELGTSHALFNDGVPSIILMPRKTDQVNLRKGKELIKLKSAWICCGTIENTHWQIPKNVENILVLRFQPADFYSLFNINPAVFLTNPIRNLEDLMSEKWVSIFQAIYQQEIDWKQLNELNERLVVEKSESRFPAILSAAIKHIENRKGAVNVADVLQHLGSGVNSKWLYRNFVNYIGIPPKKYIALQRFIYGYQEYKNNKNAVNAELANLQGYYDYNHFLKDFKRYIGIAPTQYHFD from the coding sequence ATGCCGATTAATTTTCTACATAGCATTAAATCTACTACATTTCAATGGCCTTCTATTGAATCACAGGGTACGCTATGTGCGAAAATCAACAAACAGCTAATATTTGACCTGCATTTCTTCCCCTGTCAAGAACTCGGAACTAGCCATGCCTTGTTTAACGATGGCGTTCCATCCATTATTCTAATGCCTCGAAAAACCGATCAGGTCAACTTGAGAAAAGGAAAAGAACTCATCAAGCTAAAATCCGCATGGATCTGCTGCGGAACCATAGAAAATACACATTGGCAAATTCCAAAGAATGTAGAAAACATCCTTGTTTTACGATTCCAGCCGGCAGATTTTTACAGCTTATTTAACATCAATCCTGCTGTATTCCTAACTAATCCAATCCGCAACTTGGAGGACCTGATGTCAGAAAAATGGGTCTCCATCTTCCAGGCAATCTACCAGCAAGAAATCGATTGGAAACAACTTAACGAACTAAATGAACGCTTAGTGGTTGAGAAATCTGAAAGTCGCTTTCCAGCGATCTTAAGTGCTGCCATTAAACATATTGAAAACCGTAAAGGAGCCGTTAATGTCGCGGATGTTCTTCAACATTTAGGTAGCGGAGTGAATTCTAAATGGCTCTATAGAAACTTTGTAAATTACATCGGCATTCCACCCAAGAAATATATTGCCTTGCAACGTTTTATTTATGGTTATCAGGAATACAAGAATAATAAAAATGCTGTTAATGCCGAACTAGCGAACCTTCAAGGCTACTATGACTACAACCATTTCCTTAAAGACTTTAAACGCTATATTGGAATCGCGCCGACACAGTATCATTTCGACTAG
- a CDS encoding DUF4180 domain-containing protein, with protein sequence MTIDFSEVNKLKIAEVIADDIVLSSTEDALAILGDLYFQEVDRLFIYERNIIPVFFDLKSRIAGDILQKFTQYQMPVSIIGDFSNYQSKSLRDFIFESNQGKQIHFCGTKVEAIEMANRLKK encoded by the coding sequence ATGACTATTGATTTCTCCGAAGTAAATAAGCTTAAAATAGCAGAGGTAATTGCAGACGATATTGTGTTAAGCTCAACAGAAGACGCTTTAGCAATCTTAGGTGATTTGTATTTTCAAGAAGTTGATCGCCTGTTTATTTATGAACGGAATATTATTCCTGTCTTTTTCGATTTAAAGTCTAGAATTGCTGGTGATATTCTTCAGAAATTTACGCAGTATCAAATGCCGGTTTCCATCATCGGTGACTTTTCCAACTACCAGAGTAAGAGTTTACGTGATTTTATTTTCGAAAGTAATCAGGGTAAACAAATTCACTTTTGTGGAACGAAAGTAGAGGCAATCGAAATGGCGAATCGGCTTAAGAAATAA
- a CDS encoding MmpS family transport accessory protein, translating to MKNLRLFILALLSLTFVISSCSKDDDGTPSEGAKKVQYKIIGSAGVNISTIVYYDGDTPVSKTGDFGAEWTSEAGITAKTPMITANGIGPTDASTLKAQIIVDGKVVKESAASSGKVLQTSVSFF from the coding sequence ATGAAAAACTTAAGACTGTTTATTCTAGCTCTATTATCTTTAACGTTCGTGATTTCATCATGTAGCAAAGACGATGACGGTACGCCTAGTGAAGGCGCTAAAAAAGTTCAGTACAAGATTATAGGATCTGCAGGTGTGAACATTAGTACAATCGTTTATTATGATGGCGACACGCCAGTTTCAAAGACCGGTGATTTTGGTGCAGAGTGGACAAGTGAAGCAGGAATTACTGCAAAGACGCCAATGATTACTGCAAATGGTATTGGTCCAACTGATGCATCAACGTTGAAAGCGCAAATTATTGTTGACGGAAAAGTGGTAAAAGAAAGTGCTGCTTCTTCAGGTAAGGTTCTTCAAACTAGCGTATCTTTCTTCTAG
- a CDS encoding dihydrofolate reductase family protein, giving the protein MKSIAKNSVFIACSLDGYIADKNHGIEWLLSLPNPTQDDMGYNDFIKDIDALVMGRNTFEIVHSFEGEWPYPKPVFVISNSMKEIPVELREKVFLVQGEITEILKTLHSQGCHRLYIDGGKTIQSFLKEDLIDDMIITTIPYLLGGGIPLFGELDQQINFQCVETKLEINSVAQCRYIRVR; this is encoded by the coding sequence ATGAAAAGCATCGCAAAAAACTCCGTTTTCATCGCCTGTAGCTTAGATGGCTATATCGCAGACAAGAATCATGGTATTGAATGGCTACTATCCTTACCAAACCCGACACAAGACGATATGGGATATAATGACTTTATTAAAGATATCGATGCTTTAGTAATGGGACGAAACACCTTTGAGATTGTTCATAGCTTCGAGGGCGAATGGCCTTATCCGAAACCGGTATTTGTAATCAGCAATAGCATGAAAGAGATTCCTGTAGAATTGCGAGAAAAAGTATTTCTAGTTCAAGGCGAAATAACGGAAATTTTGAAGACTCTACATAGCCAAGGATGTCATCGCCTGTATATTGATGGTGGTAAAACAATTCAAAGTTTTCTGAAAGAAGATTTAATCGACGATATGATTATTACAACGATCCCCTATCTATTAGGTGGCGGAATTCCACTATTTGGCGAACTCGACCAACAAATAAACTTTCAGTGCGTCGAAACAAAGTTAGAAATCAATAGTGTTGCTCAATGTCGATATATTCGCGTGAGGTAG
- the clpB gene encoding ATP-dependent chaperone ClpB, with product MNFNNYTIKAQEAIQKASEIAVGNQQQAIEPAHILKALLTVDENVVGHLLKKLNVNINYVTTEVDKQIDALPKVSGSNVYLSNSSAAVLQKAQSYLKEFNDEFVSIEHILLALLSANDKVSSLLKDQGVTEKDLKLAIKELRGSSRVTDQNAEATYNALGKYARNLNEFAESGKLDPVIGRDEEIRRVMQILSRRTKNNPILVGEPGVGKTAIAEGIAHRIIKGDAPENLKTKTVFSLDMGSLIAGAKYKGEFEERLKAVVKEVSDSDGEIILFIDEIHTLVGAGGGEGAMDAANILKPALARGELRAIGATTLNEYQKYFEKDKALERRFQKVMVDEPDTQDAISILRGLKERYETHHKVRILDESIIAAVELSQRYITDRFLPDKAIDLIDEAASKLRLEMDSVPEAVDELERRIMQLEIEREAIKREKDERKVSELSETIANLSNERDSLKAAWQSEKTLVDQVNQEIQNIEDYKLEADQAERAGDYGKVAELRYGKIKEAQDKVEGLKKELSEKQQSSRMLKEEVTSEDIADVVSRWTGIPVNKMIQSEREKLLNLEEELHKRVAGQEEAIEAIADAIRRSRAGLSDAKRPIGSFIFLGTTGVGKTELAKALAEFLFDDEQALVRIDMSEYQERHAVSRLIGAPPGYVGYDEGGQLTEAVRRRPYSVVLLDEIEKAHPDVFNILLQVLDDGHLTDNKGRVVNFKNTIIIMTSNTGSHIIQENFSKMNDDNRDEVVGKTKDEVFELLQKSIRPEFLNRIDEVIMFTPLSRNEIGDIVRMQFGRVEKQLAEQNIFLTATDDALDWLAQLGYDPVYGARPLKRVIQKRVLNELSKEILSGKVSRDSIIQLDVFDGKFVFINKDAENK from the coding sequence ATGAACTTTAATAATTACACCATCAAGGCTCAAGAAGCCATACAAAAAGCGTCGGAGATTGCTGTTGGAAATCAACAACAAGCGATTGAACCTGCGCATATATTAAAAGCATTACTCACCGTCGATGAAAATGTGGTTGGACATTTACTAAAGAAACTCAATGTCAATATCAATTACGTGACGACCGAGGTTGATAAGCAAATCGATGCCCTTCCGAAAGTAAGCGGCAGCAATGTTTATCTGAGTAATTCTTCAGCAGCCGTATTACAAAAAGCCCAAAGCTATTTAAAGGAATTCAACGATGAGTTCGTATCCATCGAGCACATCCTTTTAGCCTTATTGTCGGCAAACGACAAGGTATCGTCACTCTTGAAAGATCAGGGAGTTACGGAGAAGGATCTAAAACTGGCGATTAAAGAACTCCGCGGCAGTAGCCGAGTTACGGACCAAAATGCCGAAGCAACTTACAATGCCTTGGGCAAATATGCGAGAAACTTAAACGAGTTTGCCGAATCGGGAAAACTAGACCCTGTTATAGGTCGTGATGAAGAGATTCGACGCGTGATGCAAATTCTATCACGTCGTACCAAAAACAATCCTATTCTTGTCGGAGAACCTGGGGTTGGTAAAACAGCCATTGCTGAAGGTATCGCACACCGTATTATCAAAGGCGATGCGCCAGAGAACTTAAAAACAAAAACTGTATTCTCTTTGGATATGGGTTCCTTAATTGCGGGAGCAAAATACAAAGGTGAATTTGAAGAACGTTTGAAAGCAGTTGTAAAGGAAGTTTCCGATAGCGACGGCGAGATTATTCTATTCATCGACGAAATCCATACCCTAGTAGGTGCTGGAGGTGGTGAAGGCGCTATGGATGCGGCTAATATTTTAAAGCCAGCCTTAGCACGTGGTGAACTACGCGCCATTGGTGCAACAACCTTAAATGAGTATCAAAAATACTTCGAAAAGGATAAAGCATTGGAACGCCGTTTCCAAAAGGTCATGGTTGATGAACCAGATACACAGGATGCGATTTCAATCTTACGCGGGTTGAAAGAACGTTATGAAACGCACCATAAGGTTAGAATTTTAGATGAATCGATTATCGCAGCTGTAGAGTTATCACAACGCTATATTACGGATCGTTTTCTACCAGATAAAGCTATTGACTTGATCGATGAGGCTGCTTCGAAATTAAGATTAGAAATGGACTCCGTTCCAGAAGCTGTCGACGAATTAGAACGCCGCATCATGCAGTTAGAAATTGAACGAGAAGCGATTAAAAGGGAAAAAGATGAACGCAAAGTTTCCGAGTTATCGGAAACCATCGCGAATCTTTCCAATGAACGCGACTCCTTAAAAGCAGCATGGCAATCGGAGAAGACATTGGTTGATCAGGTTAACCAAGAGATTCAGAACATTGAAGATTATAAATTAGAGGCTGATCAAGCTGAGCGTGCCGGCGACTACGGAAAAGTTGCGGAATTACGTTACGGCAAGATCAAAGAGGCACAAGATAAGGTAGAAGGTTTAAAGAAAGAGCTTTCTGAAAAACAGCAAAGCAGCCGAATGCTAAAAGAGGAAGTGACATCGGAGGATATTGCCGACGTTGTTTCTCGCTGGACAGGAATTCCAGTGAATAAAATGATTCAGTCAGAACGCGAGAAACTGCTAAACCTTGAAGAGGAATTACATAAACGTGTTGCGGGTCAAGAAGAAGCAATTGAGGCGATTGCCGATGCTATTCGTCGTTCGCGTGCTGGTCTAAGCGATGCCAAACGCCCTATCGGTTCCTTTATTTTCTTAGGAACAACTGGGGTCGGAAAAACAGAATTAGCGAAAGCACTGGCAGAGTTCTTATTTGACGATGAACAGGCCTTAGTCCGTATCGATATGTCTGAATATCAAGAAAGGCATGCAGTTTCCAGATTAATTGGAGCGCCTCCAGGATATGTAGGTTATGATGAAGGCGGACAGTTAACAGAAGCCGTACGTCGTAGACCTTATTCGGTAGTCCTACTGGATGAGATTGAAAAAGCCCACCCAGATGTATTTAACATCTTGTTGCAGGTATTGGACGATGGTCACTTAACAGACAATAAAGGTCGTGTAGTTAACTTTAAAAACACGATCATTATCATGACTTCCAACACGGGATCACACATTATCCAAGAGAACTTCTCGAAGATGAACGATGATAACCGCGACGAAGTTGTCGGAAAAACAAAAGACGAGGTCTTTGAATTACTTCAAAAATCTATCCGACCGGAGTTCTTAAACCGTATTGACGAAGTGATTATGTTTACTCCGCTCAGCCGTAATGAAATTGGCGATATCGTACGTATGCAATTTGGAAGAGTCGAAAAGCAATTAGCAGAACAAAACATCTTCTTAACAGCAACCGACGATGCACTCGACTGGTTAGCGCAATTAGGATACGATCCAGTTTATGGTGCACGCCCATTGAAACGTGTTATTCAAAAACGCGTACTCAACGAGCTATCGAAGGAAATTCTTTCTGGCAAAGTGAGTAGAGACTCCATTATCCAACTGGATGTTTTTGATGGCAAGTTTGTCTTCATCAACAAAGACGCAGAAAATAAATAA
- a CDS encoding 3-hydroxyacyl-CoA dehydrogenase NAD-binding domain-containing protein, with translation MKRINILEGTSGTWRFEILSDSTSPIIVDLDFFDEVLPQAIERLADAHTKGIIFEFKDAATATDYETLFREAKAWQVFEDRLSNVAKRINRLKAFQKPIVCIVHQACTSAAFAFASIANYLLIAKDHVKLGFPESKFGLMPGFGGTINIWQRLGPEAALSILTSGKLYQSEEAVRLGIADQIFNSEAEAISLAESWIVAHQEPDLDRQLSIKDTESEYFVNLSSKINRSFPGQLAIVQVFQDSLNENLEDAYEIEAEAYSKTLLRKEPQAMIRLQEHGLADAAQMAANASAFPFKKVGVIGAGMMGAGIAYEAAKAGFQVVLKDVSLESAEKGKSYSAKVLDKSISLGKSNLTEKESTLNRIHATDQLSDLQDADLIIEAVYEDVALKNQVIAESASLLSADGIFASNTTSLPISKLAIASQRPDNFIGLHFFSPVDRMPLVEVIRGKHTSQETIEKALHFISKLKKIPIVVQDGPAFFTSRIFFNYLLEGITMIQEGIPLEQIEGAARIAGFAVGPLAVLDEISLDLMVKVYEQLPKLHDSQQRALRYLKKLIAEGRSGRRTGKGFYDYPSDGGKKEYSQDADVEISKDIPSTEVLKNRLLNVVALDSFRCLEEGILAKPIDGDIGSVYGLGYPIQTGGVFGHIDQVGVGKFIEECETFAAAGEQWKIPESLKGRVFYP, from the coding sequence ATGAAGAGAATCAATATACTGGAGGGTACATCTGGAACCTGGAGGTTTGAGATATTAAGCGATTCAACATCACCTATTATAGTGGATTTAGACTTCTTTGATGAGGTTTTGCCGCAAGCGATCGAGCGTCTTGCTGATGCACACACAAAGGGCATTATTTTCGAATTTAAAGATGCGGCGACAGCGACAGATTATGAGACCCTATTTCGGGAAGCAAAGGCATGGCAAGTCTTTGAAGATCGATTAAGTAATGTTGCTAAACGAATAAACCGGCTCAAAGCATTTCAGAAACCCATTGTTTGTATTGTTCATCAGGCATGTACTTCCGCTGCCTTCGCTTTTGCGAGTATTGCCAATTACTTGTTGATCGCGAAGGATCATGTGAAGTTAGGATTCCCAGAATCGAAGTTTGGATTAATGCCCGGCTTTGGTGGTACGATTAATATATGGCAACGCTTGGGTCCTGAAGCTGCCTTGAGCATATTAACCAGCGGCAAATTATACCAATCTGAAGAAGCTGTGCGCTTAGGTATTGCTGATCAAATCTTTAATAGTGAGGCAGAAGCGATTTCCTTAGCCGAATCCTGGATAGTGGCGCATCAGGAGCCCGACTTAGACAGGCAACTTTCTATTAAAGATACAGAATCAGAATATTTTGTCAATTTGTCCTCCAAAATAAATCGTTCGTTTCCAGGTCAGTTGGCAATTGTTCAAGTGTTTCAAGATTCGTTAAATGAGAATTTAGAGGACGCTTATGAGATTGAGGCGGAGGCCTATAGTAAAACATTACTTCGAAAGGAGCCCCAAGCGATGATTCGATTACAAGAACATGGTCTTGCGGATGCCGCCCAGATGGCTGCCAATGCATCGGCCTTTCCGTTTAAAAAAGTAGGTGTAATCGGCGCTGGAATGATGGGCGCAGGGATTGCCTATGAAGCGGCAAAAGCAGGTTTTCAAGTTGTATTAAAAGATGTTTCACTGGAGAGTGCTGAAAAGGGGAAATCCTATTCCGCTAAGGTGCTCGATAAATCAATCAGCCTAGGGAAATCTAATTTAACGGAAAAGGAATCCACCTTAAATAGAATCCATGCGACCGATCAATTGAGCGACCTGCAAGATGCTGATTTGATAATTGAAGCCGTTTATGAAGATGTTGCTTTGAAGAATCAAGTAATTGCTGAAAGTGCTTCATTACTGAGTGCTGATGGCATCTTTGCATCAAATACGACCTCTTTACCCATATCAAAATTAGCAATCGCGAGTCAGCGTCCAGATAATTTTATTGGTTTGCATTTCTTCTCTCCAGTAGACCGTATGCCCTTGGTGGAAGTGATCCGTGGAAAGCATACCAGTCAAGAAACTATCGAGAAGGCATTACACTTTATTTCCAAGCTGAAGAAGATTCCGATTGTTGTTCAAGACGGGCCGGCCTTTTTTACCTCACGAATTTTCTTCAATTATTTGCTTGAAGGGATTACCATGATTCAAGAGGGGATTCCATTGGAACAAATCGAAGGGGCTGCGCGTATCGCAGGATTTGCCGTCGGTCCACTCGCGGTACTTGATGAAATAAGTCTAGACTTGATGGTCAAAGTATATGAGCAATTACCTAAGTTGCACGATTCGCAACAGCGTGCATTACGCTACTTAAAGAAACTTATTGCTGAAGGTCGTTCTGGAAGACGTACTGGTAAGGGCTTTTATGATTACCCAAGTGATGGTGGTAAAAAGGAGTATTCGCAGGATGCGGATGTAGAGATTAGTAAAGATATTCCAAGTACAGAAGTGCTGAAAAATCGACTCTTGAATGTCGTTGCTTTAGATAGTTTTCGTTGTTTGGAGGAAGGAATTTTAGCGAAGCCAATTGACGGTGATATCGGTTCGGTCTATGGTTTAGGCTATCCGATTCAAACTGGCGGTGTATTTGGTCATATTGACCAGGTCGGAGTTGGGAAATTTATTGAAGAATGTGAGACTTTTGCCGCAGCGGGCGAGCAATGGAAGATTCCTGAAAGCTTGAAGGGGAGGGTTTTCTATCCCTAG
- a CDS encoding acyl-CoA dehydrogenase family protein, with amino-acid sequence MHAFELTAEHHIFRESLRSFIQKEVIPNVDQWEKDGQIDKMIWKKMGEMGYLGLNFPAELNGLDLDFYYSLIFCEELSYCYSGGFTISALVIQYMSAPYLLKYGSEFLKQKYLAPVILGDMVSAVAITEPGAGSDVQQIQTSAVLDGDYYIVNGSKTFITNGYYGDFFITAVKTDPQAGSKGISLLLIDRNAEGVSANKLNKMGWHASDTAELGFNQVRVPKENLLGKEGEGFKYLMDGLQLERLTASIQSLATAQSAIDYTLKYMEERQAFQKKLKDFQVLRHRIIQLIADVEVNRAYVYHCCDLHNQGVYSVKECSIAKLQTSELAIRVVNECLQMFGGYGFTEDYKIARLYRDVRVGTIIGGTSEIMKEILAKMCIDQVDYQR; translated from the coding sequence ATGCATGCATTTGAATTAACTGCAGAACATCACATCTTTCGCGAAAGTCTCCGCTCTTTTATTCAGAAAGAAGTAATTCCGAACGTCGATCAATGGGAAAAAGATGGACAAATCGATAAAATGATTTGGAAGAAAATGGGGGAGATGGGCTACCTCGGTCTTAATTTTCCAGCGGAGCTTAATGGACTTGACCTAGATTTTTATTATTCGCTTATCTTCTGTGAAGAGCTTTCCTATTGTTATTCTGGCGGTTTTACCATATCAGCACTGGTTATCCAATACATGTCGGCACCTTACTTGTTGAAATACGGTTCAGAATTCCTTAAGCAGAAATACTTAGCACCTGTAATTCTAGGCGATATGGTTAGTGCTGTTGCGATTACCGAGCCTGGAGCAGGATCCGATGTTCAGCAAATTCAAACGAGCGCTGTCCTCGATGGCGACTATTATATCGTGAATGGCTCAAAGACCTTTATCACAAACGGTTATTATGGTGATTTCTTTATCACTGCCGTGAAAACTGATCCTCAAGCCGGAAGTAAGGGAATTAGCTTGTTATTGATTGATCGAAATGCGGAAGGCGTTAGTGCTAATAAATTAAATAAAATGGGATGGCATGCTTCGGATACTGCCGAACTTGGTTTTAATCAAGTTCGCGTGCCGAAAGAGAATTTGTTGGGTAAGGAAGGCGAGGGCTTTAAATACTTGATGGATGGCTTACAACTGGAAAGGCTAACTGCTTCGATTCAAAGTCTGGCGACGGCTCAATCGGCAATTGACTATACTTTAAAATATATGGAGGAGCGCCAAGCATTCCAAAAGAAATTAAAGGATTTTCAAGTGTTGCGCCATCGGATTATCCAATTGATAGCCGACGTCGAGGTTAATCGCGCCTATGTTTATCACTGCTGCGACCTGCACAATCAAGGGGTTTATTCTGTTAAAGAATGCTCAATTGCTAAACTTCAAACCAGTGAATTAGCTATTCGTGTCGTGAACGAGTGTTTGCAAATGTTCGGAGGTTACGGATTTACGGAAGATTATAAAATTGCTAGACTCTATCGCGATGTTCGAGTTGGAACTATTATTGGGGGTACTTCAGAGATCATGAAGGAGATATTAGCGAAGATGTGTATTGATCAAGTGGATTATCAGCGTTAA
- a CDS encoding GNAT family N-acetyltransferase, with product MSNLFIETNRLILRELQADDRDGFFLMDSDPAVHRYLYQTPIQTIEEADEAIRFIQSQYQQYGTGRLAVLDRETKAFLGWAGIKFIEGPMNGQSNFYEIGYRFAQRYWGKGYATEATKAIVAYGFQQFPTDTFYAITDIENEGSRNVLEKSGFQYQGNFDYDGLPVTWYVLSKEDWAKQHK from the coding sequence ATGAGTAACCTATTTATTGAAACAAATCGCCTAATTCTTCGGGAACTACAAGCCGATGACCGAGACGGGTTCTTCCTTATGGACTCCGACCCTGCGGTGCATCGTTACCTATATCAAACGCCTATCCAGACTATTGAGGAAGCGGATGAAGCGATACGTTTTATCCAATCACAATACCAACAATACGGAACAGGACGATTAGCGGTACTCGATCGAGAAACGAAGGCATTTCTAGGTTGGGCAGGAATCAAATTCATCGAGGGTCCAATGAATGGACAATCGAATTTCTACGAAATCGGCTATCGCTTTGCCCAGCGCTATTGGGGAAAAGGTTATGCAACCGAAGCGACAAAAGCTATTGTAGCATACGGTTTTCAGCAATTTCCAACAGATACTTTTTATGCAATTACGGACATTGAGAATGAAGGCTCTCGAAATGTATTGGAGAAGTCAGGCTTTCAATATCAAGGGAACTTTGATTACGACGGTTTACCCGTGACTTGGTATGTTTTATCAAAGGAAGATTGGGCTAAGCAACATAAATAA
- a CDS encoding GNAT family N-acetyltransferase, whose protein sequence is MIQIEAFEVEDFDRLIGWVNSAELLTQFAGSKFTYPLDRNQLQSYILEPNRHIFKVLDSSTDQVIGHAEIYELSDQVALICRVLIGESALRGQGKGTELMKELLAYAYDKLAVHTIDLNVYDWNLAAISCYQKLGFEFVSDTEQLTTVNGDVWRSVRMRILPKS, encoded by the coding sequence ATGATTCAAATTGAAGCGTTTGAGGTTGAGGACTTTGACAGATTAATAGGCTGGGTTAATTCGGCCGAGCTGTTAACGCAGTTTGCTGGTAGTAAATTCACTTATCCACTCGACAGGAATCAATTACAGTCGTATATTTTAGAGCCAAATCGACATATATTTAAGGTACTCGATTCTAGTACAGATCAAGTGATTGGGCATGCAGAAATCTATGAATTATCGGATCAAGTGGCTTTAATTTGCCGAGTGCTTATTGGAGAATCGGCGCTTCGTGGTCAGGGCAAGGGAACGGAATTAATGAAAGAACTGCTCGCTTATGCTTATGATAAACTAGCCGTCCATACCATCGATCTCAATGTTTACGATTGGAACCTGGCAGCGATTAGCTGTTATCAAAAACTAGGGTTTGAATTTGTAAGCGATACGGAACAGTTGACGACGGTTAATGGAGATGTCTGGCGCTCTGTTCGTATGCGAATCCTACCTAAAAGTTAA
- a CDS encoding class I SAM-dependent methyltransferase, translated as MAAFNDNFSKQASIYVQFRPSYPHELFDYLQSLTPSHELAWDCGTGNGQSAIHLAEFYKKVFATDPSEAQIQNAFSHDQVLYRVEKAEEPSLTNSSVDLITVAQAIHWFDIEKFYDSARRVLKKDGIIAVWAYGIPKVNKEIDLITQEFHDQVVGPFWQPQNKLIAQGYTTIPFPFREIEPPEFYIRKRFRLDDLLGHLRSWSATQKFIDQEQIDPLDELKDQLSAYWKDPNEIKNVSWKIALRVGKLTS; from the coding sequence ATGGCTGCTTTCAACGACAATTTCTCTAAACAGGCGTCTATATACGTCCAATTTCGCCCTTCCTATCCTCATGAGCTATTTGATTATTTACAAAGCTTGACCCCATCGCATGAACTCGCATGGGATTGTGGCACTGGAAACGGACAGTCGGCTATTCATTTAGCCGAATTCTATAAAAAGGTATTCGCAACTGACCCTAGCGAAGCACAGATCCAAAATGCTTTCTCGCATGATCAAGTGCTATATCGGGTTGAAAAAGCCGAAGAACCCTCCCTTACCAACAGCTCTGTCGACCTTATTACAGTTGCTCAAGCGATACATTGGTTCGATATTGAAAAGTTTTACGATTCTGCGCGCCGCGTGCTAAAGAAAGATGGTATTATTGCCGTTTGGGCCTATGGAATTCCAAAAGTAAACAAAGAGATCGACCTTATTACACAAGAGTTTCATGATCAAGTTGTCGGTCCTTTCTGGCAACCTCAAAATAAATTGATTGCCCAAGGTTATACGACTATCCCTTTCCCTTTTCGCGAGATTGAACCACCAGAGTTCTACATCCGTAAACGATTTAGGTTAGATGATTTATTAGGCCACCTGCGTTCCTGGTCTGCAACGCAAAAGTTTATTGATCAAGAGCAAATCGATCCTTTAGACGAACTAAAAGATCAGCTAAGCGCTTATTGGAAGGATCCTAATGAAATAAAAAACGTGTCTTGGAAAATTGCATTACGTGTTGGTAAGCTGACTAGCTAA